TGCGGTTGCTGATTGGCCTGGGCCAGGATGGCCGTGCCCGCCTGTTGCAGAATCGAATTGCGGGTCAGGTTGGCCGACTCCGCCGCGATGTCCGCATCCATGATCCGGGAACGGGAGGCGGAGGTGTTCTCCGACACGTTGGACAGATTGGCGATCACCGCCTCAAAACGATTCTGGAACGCTCCCAGATGGGCACGGATGTCCGACACCGAATCCAACGCACTGTCCAGGGTATCGATGGCCGTGTTCGCCAGAGCATTGGTGGACACCACGATGGCGTTGACACCCAACTTGGTGGCCGTGGCCCCCTTCACGCTCATCGAAATGTTCTGGTCCTTGTCCGCCCCCACATGAAAGACACGGGCCGTCTCCCAGTCGCCGTTCAACAGGCTTTGATTGTTGAACTCCGTCTGATCGGCGATGCGGGTGATCTCCAGGGCCAACTGGTCGATCTCTTTTTGGATGTCGGTACGATCCG
This genomic stretch from Magnetococcales bacterium harbors:
- a CDS encoding flagellin FliC, producing the protein MSISINTNIAALNAQRKLDGTTRSLSTTFQRLSSGLRINSAKDDSAGLTIATRMTAQIRGINQATRNANDSISMMQVAEGALDETSNGLQRMRELAVQAANDTLTTTDRTDIQKEIDQLALEITRIADQTEFNNQSLLNGDWETARVFHVGADKDQNISMSVKGATATKLGVNAIVVSTNALANTAIDTLDSALDSVSDIRAHLGAFQNRFEAVIANLSNVSENTSASRSRIMDADIAAESANLTRNSILQQAGTAILAQANQQPQIALQLLK